The following are from one region of the Chanos chanos chromosome 10, fChaCha1.1, whole genome shotgun sequence genome:
- the znf148 gene encoding zinc finger protein 148, translating into MNIDEKLEGMLLKCSPVPLHHSPRTQLGATGVGGRGGGGLEDMTIGERALANHPLLAEDEDDEEEEDLGGEPLTSHDLISHDELMDHEETVKNDAEEESEFSQRLSHKLPYTLHMPVNIKQEIKLPDSLILSKKEKKPGRDLAECNKKKKRKQRSPAKILTINEDGSLGHQSPKSHVCEHCNAAFRTNYHLQRHVFIHTGEKPFQCNQCDMRFIQKYLLQRHQKIHTGEKPFRCDECGMRFIQKYHMERHKRTHSGEKPYQCDYCHQYFSRTDRVLKHRRMCHENKERKAQKAAAKDSLLRNTETLTFSFSAKECALPKKKRQKSIDKTRNLLTSAAVADKVADGSGEEKAEERSSKNECLPLYAVTSKVKDEYVVAEYSVELPDSSPGNRHLGGEASSDEIIIPPKLVLKKIASKKSLKQQSAEQPQGLSPLSSFEDGKVTKYTFEIVDNKGLLDVETSPELESVDTLQGGQAKPTGSSTNYDDAMQFLKKKRYLQAATANNSRDYALNVGNIASQPSVTQAAVASVIDETVPATILEPQTLSVEIKSSHEKNVLPDEVLQTLLDHYSNKTNGQQEIAFSVADTEVTSSISINSSDVSESSPTETLGTNSQASPAEKANLLQEYSKFLQQALERTSQNDSYLNNQSLTFVNDSTSLAGQPLFSTEKQFSSPSRFRSGLNSPLRSTIEKPHFSLLVGDSQHSFSFSGDETNPSAVSPTDDFLEQVSSPKKSDTQGMNQTFQISTFDQNFRSQFQGSRSGISSQFSVANGQVSLRSHGGTDFPEFPLGGVSESRTQLTSSPDATNSQTFG; encoded by the exons ATGAACATTGATGAGAAGCTGGAAGGGATGTTGCTGAAGTGTAGCCCCGTGCCTCTGCACCACTCCCCCAGGACACAACTGGGGGCGACcggggtggggggcaggggcGGTGGGGGCCTGGAGGACATGACTATTGGGGAGCGCGCCTTAGCCAACCATCCGCTGCTGGCCGAGGATGAGGAcgacgaagaggaggaggacctCGGAGGAGAACCGCTGACCTCGCATGACCTGATCTCACACGATGAGTTGATGGACCATGAGGAGACGGTGAAAAACGACGCAGAAGAGGAGTCCGAGTTCTCCCAGCGGCTCTCCCATAAACTTCCGTATACACTCCACATGCCT GTGAATATTAAGCAGGAGATTAAGCTGCCAGATTCACTGATCctaagtaagaaagaaaagaagccaGGGAGGGATCTTGCTGAATgcaacaagaagaaaaagagaaagcagcgTTCTCCTGCAAAG ATCCTCACCATTAATGAGGATGGATCGCTGGGTCATCAAAGCCCTAAGTCTCACGTATGTGAACACTGCAACGCAGCGTTCCGAACCAACTACCACCTACAAAGACACGTGTTCATTCATACAG GGGAGAAGCCTTTTCAGTGTAATCAGTGTGATATGCGATTCATTCAGAAGTATCTTCTTCAGAGGCATCAGAAGATTCACACAG GTGAAAAACCTTTTCgctgtgatgagtgtgggaTGAGATTCATCCAGAAATATCACATGGAGAGACACAAGAGGACACACAGTGGAGAGAAGCCCTATCAGTGCGACTATTGCCACCAG TACTTCTCTCGAACTGATCGCGTGTTGAAACACAGACGTATGTGCCATGAGAACAAGGAGAGGAAGGCGCAAAAGGCAGCCGCCAAAGACAGCCTGCTCCGAAACACGGAGACCCTTACCTTCTCCTTTTCCGCGAAGGAGTGCGCTCTACCCAAGAAAAAACGCCAGAAGTCCATCGACAAAACGCGCAACTTGCTAACGAGTGCCGCCGTCGCCGACAAAGTGGCGGATGGTAGCGGTGAAGAGAAAGCGGAGGAAAGGTCGAGCAAAAACGAATGTCTTCCTCTCTACGCGGTGACCTCGAAAGTCAAAGACGAGTACGTGGTGGCCGAGTATTCTGTGGAGCTCCCGGATTCGTCTCCTGGCAACAGGCATCTCGGAGGGGAGGCGTCCTCCGACGAGATCATTATCCCGCCAAAACTGGTCCTGAAGAAGATCGCCAGTAAGAAGAGTCTGAAACAGCAGTCCGCGGAGCAGCCTCAGGGCCTCTCTCCCTTGTCGTCGTTCGAGGACGGAAAAGTGACCAAATATACTTTTGAAATTGTGGATAATAAAGGGCTTTTGGATGTGGAGACAAGCCCGGAGTTGGAATCTGTCGATACCCTTCAGGGAGGGCAAGCCAAGCCGACGGGAAGCAGCACGAACTACGACGATGCCATGCAGTTCCTGAAGAAGAAGCGTTACCTCCAAGCGGCCACTGCCAACAACAGTCGGGACTACGCGCTCAACGTGGGCAACATTGCGTCGCAGCCCTCGGTCACTCAGGCTGCAGTGGCCAGTGTAATCGACGAGACTGTTCCAGCAACCATTCTCGAGCCTCAGACCCTGAGCGTGGAGATCAAGTCCAGCCACGAGAAAAACGTCCTCCCAGACGAAGTCCTACAGACCCTCTTGGACCACTACTCCAACAAAACCAATGGGCAACAGGAGATCGCCTTCAGCGTGGCGGACACAGAGGTGACCTCTAGCATCTCCATAAACTCGTCTGACGTGTCTGAAAGTAGCCCGACAGAAACCCTAGGGACCAACTCCCAGGCTTCTCCTGCTGAAAAGGCCAACCTTCTGCAGGAATACTCAAAGTTTCTCCAGCAAGCGTTGGAGAGGACCAGTCAGAATGACAGTTATCTGAACAACCAGAGTCTTACGTTTGTGAACGACAGCACCAGCCTGGCTGGCCAGCCTCTGTTTTCTACTGAAAAACAGTTTAGCTCTCCCAGTCGCTTCAGGTCGGGCCTGAACTCTCCTCTGAGGTCCACCATTGAGAAACCCCATTTTAGTCTTTTGGTGGGAGATTCCCAGCACTCGTTCTCATTTTCGGGGGATGAGACTAATCCCTCAGCTGTTTCTCCGACCGATGACTTTCTCGAGCAGGTTTCCTCTCCCAAAAAGTCAGACACGCAAGGGATGAACCAGACTTTTCAGATATCTACTTTTGACCAGAACTTTCGGTCGCAGTTCCAGGGCTCCCGATCCGGAATTTCCTCACAGTTTAGCGTTGCCAATGGACAGGTCAGTTTAAGAAGTCATGGAGGGACAGACTTCCCAGAATTCCCTCTGGGTGGTGTCTCTGAGTCCAGAACTCAACTGACTTCTTCTCCAGATGCTACGAACAGCCAGACGTTTGGCTAA
- the slc12a8 gene encoding solute carrier family 12 member 8 → MDCHVQELFHEDAQGHQRQVQPWWKVKLFVWEPVLFGTWDGVFTTCMINIFGVVLFLRTGWLVGNTGVLLGMLLVSLVVLVALVTVMSGIGVCERCSVGSGGVYAMISTVLGGRIGGTVGLLYVFGQCVAGAMYITGFAESIAQVLSLQSVWAVRGISVAVLLALLGINLAGVKWIVRLQLVLLAVLAVSTLDFVVGTFSHLDPGHGFVGYSEELLRKNTLPDYTTGESFFTVFGVFFPAATGVMAGFNMSSDLQKPEHNIPVGTLAAICTSWFLYLVFVFLLGAICTRDALRYDFLIAEKVSLVGFLFLLGLYISSLASCMGGLYGAPRILQCVAQERVIPALAFLGQGRGPNKTPVAAICLTSILSMAFIFIGQVNILAPIVTINFMLTYSVIDYSYFSVAMSYNLQAKERKQLVRKLSIRRPLMTATHQCYGSDGSYRIRNNGTLLEFTKDMNQIFPLPNSETSQPETPPPSGPKARSKRSKVTAKEMLMNSFGLDLSGATSADSKKGENELDQGIQPEDDDETSDQSGPVEMNSEAGTERKSSLPTVSCTELHQLPTERRDNIESKRNLEGSEIRPIPDSFYARFCNHWIALIGALCSILIMFVIQWVYALANIVVALILFLYIGKTSPGLPTGAAARFSFFRWIKSSLSNLGRRGQAPQDQIVVTPSLSNVGVETKQLTEENADFASRGRYHHSSFIATTDRMVCPQANGF, encoded by the exons ATGGACTGTCATGTCCAGGAGTTGTTCCATGAGGATGCTCAG GGTCACCAGAGGCAGGTTCAGCCGTGGTGGAAGGTGAAACTGTTTGTTTGGGAACCTGTGCTCTTTGGAACCTGGGATGGTGTCTTCACCACCTGCATGATCAATATTTTTGGTGTGGTGCTATTCCTTCGTACTGGATGGCTTGTG GGTAACACTGGTGTTTTGCTAGGCATGTTACTAGTGTCACTGGTGGTGCTGGTTGCCCTGGTGACAGTGATGTCTGGCATTGGAGTGTGTGAGCGTTGCAGCGTTGGCAGTGGAGGGGTGTATGCCATGATCTCCACGGTGCTGGGGGGGAGGATTGGAGGCACTGTGGGACTCCTGTATGTTTTTGGCCAG TGTGTTGCTGGAGCCATGTACATCACGGGTTTTGCTGAGTCCATAGCTCAGGTTCTGAGCCTGCAGAGTGTGTGGGCGGTTCGTGGCATCTCCGTGGCGGTGCTGCTGGCTCTCCTCGGCATCAACCTGGCCGGGGTCAAATGGATCGTCCGTCTTCAGCTGGTGCTGCTGGCGGTGCTGGCCGTCTCTACGCTGGATTTTGTTGTCGGAACCTTCTCTCATTTGGATCCAG GGCATGGATTTGTTGGGTATTCGGAGGAACTGCTGCGTAAGAACACGTTACCAGACTACACGACCGGAGAATCCTTCTTCACGGTGTTTGGCGTTTTCTTTCCTGCTGCAACAG GTGTGATGGCTGGCTTCAACATGAGCTCAGATCTCCAGAAGCCCGAACACAATATCCCAGTGGGAACTCTGGCCGCCATCTGCACCTC ATGGTTCCTCTACTTGGTCTTTGTGTTCCTGCTCGGAGCGATCTGTACAAGGGATGCTCTTCGATATGATTTCTTAATAGCTGAAAAG GTCTCCTTGGTGGGTTTCCTGTTTCTGCTTGGTCTCTACATCTCCTCGCTGGCCTCCTGTATGGGGGGGTTATACGGAGCACCCCGGATCCTCCAGTGCGTCGCTCAGGAGAGGGTAATCCCAGCTCTCGCTTTCCTGGGACAAGGA AGGGGTCCAAATAAAACTCCAGTGGCTGCCATCTGTTTAACCAGTATCCTCTCAATGGCCTTCATCTTCATCGGCCAGGTCAACATCCTGGCCCCTATCGTCACCATCAACTTCATGTTGACCTATAGCGTCATCGACTACTCCTATTTCTCTGTGGCTATGAGCTACAATCTCCAGGCCAAGGAGAGAAAGCAGCTCGTCAGAAAACTCAGCATCAGGAGGCCACTCATGACTGCTACTCACCAGTGCTACGGTAGCGACGGCTCCTACCGGATCCGAAACAACGGCACGCTTTTGGAGTTCACCAAAGACATGAATCAGATTTTCCCCCTGCCTAACTCCGAGACTTCCCAGCCTGAGACACCGCCTCCTTCGGGCCCCAAGGCCCGAAgcaagaggtcaaaggtcaccgCTAAAGAAATGCTAATGAACAGCTTTGGGTTAGACCTAAGCGGTGCAACTTCAGCCGATAGTAAAAAGGGCGAGAACGAGTTAGACCAGGGCATTCAGCcagaagatgatgatgagaCCAGCGATCAGTCAGGACCAGTGGAGATGAACAGTGAAgcaggaacagagaggaaatcCTCTTTGCCTACAGTTAGCTGCACTGAACTTCACCAGTTACCAACAGAACGCAGAGATAATATCG agagcaaacgGAATCTGGAGGGATCAGAAATCCGTCCGATTCCAGATTCTTTCTATGCCAGGTTCTGCAACCACTGGATTGCTTTAATTGGC GCATTGTGCTCCATTTTGATCATGTTTGTCATTCAGTGGGTCTACGCCTTGGCCAACATTGTGGTCGCCCTCATCCTCTTCCTTTACATTGGAAAAACAAGTCCTGGTTTGCCAACAG GTGCGGCAGCCCGGTTTAGCTTTTTCAGATGGATCAAGTCCTCTTTGAGCAACCTGGGCAG GAGGGGACAGGCCCCCCAGGACCAAATTGTGGTGACACCCTCTCTGTCGAATGTGGGTGTGGAGACTAAACAGCTGACGGAGGAAAATGCTGACTTTGCCTCGCGCGGTCGATACCATCATTCTTCTTTTATTGCCACCACGGATAGGATGGTCTGTCCTCAGGCCAACGGATTCTGA
- the heg1 gene encoding protein HEG: METCTFRHSKCVVLMVVFLKSVAGTFTPTINMDNTMITGTYYSAHTADAQEATFLSRELTTSTTVYIRESIKNSSPSKITDIPPRASEREQSLTETRTATDPYSIWATDTESWTSQGNVGSSTEVLSSNTESTTNRTTEGQKSTIVHTTHLTSSFSEEPHPVTEARSSRDSRTADNKVWVTDTQSTDTISDTDSIYLSTTISRAGERTLLSVPFNSTSPYTDDSNSSETAPHTFTSEIQSSGPTQNRESTESASSTGVDQVFTSSGTHLPTNTTQERPTETERFDPSQGTAHETGEPNVTGQSFDVTTDGDNPDITPPLTVVVNSPDEKTDVTVTSHTTGGETSFTEDSSVSVSSVPPLVSSEDSVTNASRPGAETSVTRVGVTRVITESSTGSVGTRGREEPEWTQTHHVDDTTLQGLTTAPPTLRDDVTTGDSSSRFFSLTPRTAQPTVPTEVLSTAEDRVTRRPVLTEQDTYRVTTAETPTSTPTTTPARTRATTTPPSPSATTQKPQPSTVVQPHTTPVTTETAQTTQQFPTSRTRGPQTARTSKTDVTTLHLETSTATPGNTTAQTAHTTALYSKSTSASSSRPAALTPGTHRTKGTTEMGSTPTTQTHVKSTPSADHACGAHRCANGGTCAETPGAGYSCRCLPAWGGPSCTEDVDECQSRPCPPNSVCVNTRGSFSCECPLGFDLEDGRTCTQVKTFLGTFRVNSTVHLMNVHEIQREILQLLNSSLSSLRGYRRSTLKQQEGKDLRFLAANMFSVSADVTSPDVSGSIQVSLRNCSKSSSHCGVKLHHQLSYHVESLCLAQNTSCDPQHSLCTDTNGTPYCQCLPGYFKNNPEDMTCRDCGDGFKLVNGTCVECMFGFGGFNCNNFYKLIAVVVSPAGGVLLLIVIIALIVTCCKKDKNDINKIIFKSGDLQMSPYSDFPKSNRVSMEWGRETIEMQENGSTKNLLQMTDIYYSPALRNSDLDRNGLYPFSGLPGSRHSCIYPAQWNPSFISDDSRRRDYF; encoded by the exons ATGGAAACGTGTACTTTCAGACACTCAAAATGTGTTGTTCTGATGGTCGTTTTCCTAAAATCAGTTGCTGGGACCTTCACCCCAACTATCAACATGGACAATACGATGATAACAGGAACTTATTATAGTGCTCACACGGCCGATGCACAAGAAGCTACTTTTCTGTCAAGGGAGTTGACGACTTCTACTACTGTGTATATCAGGGAATCTATCAAGAATTCATCTCCTTCAAAAATCACGGATATTCCGCCCAGggcttcagagagagagcagtcattAACAGAAACCAGAACTG CCACTGATCCGTACTCTATTTGGGCCACGGATACGGAGAGCTGGACTTCACAAGGGAACGTTGGCTCGTCCACTGAGGTGCTGAGTTCCAACACAGAATCCACCACCAACAGGACAACGGAAGGGCAGAAATCGACGATAGTGCACACCACCCATCTCACCTCGTCCTTCTCTGAAGAGCCCCACCCTGTAACAGAGGCCAGGTCAAGTCGAGACAGCCGCACAGCGGACAACAAAGTGTGGGTGACAGATACCCAGAGCACCGACACCATCTCCGACACGGACAGTATCTACCTCTCCACAACCATCAGCCGAGCTGGAGAACGCACTCTCCTCTCAGTCCCCTTCAACAGCACCTCCCCCTACACGGATGACTCCAACTCCTCCGAGACCGCCCCTCACACTTTCACCTCGGAGATCCAGAGCTCTGGGCCCACGCAAAACAGAGAGTCCACAGAGAGTGCCTCCTCTACTGGGGTTGATCAGGTTTTCACCTCCTCGGGGACCCACCTCCCTACAAACACAACTCAAGAGAgacccacagagacagagcggtTTGATCCTTCTCAGGGCACAGCCCATGAGACCGGAGAGCCCAACGTCACCGGGCAGAGCTTCGACGTGACGACCGATGGCGACAACCCTGACATCACACCCCCGCTCACAGTGGTCGTCAACAGCCCCGACGAGAAGACGGACGTTACAGTCACGAGTCACACCACCGGCGGGGAGACCTCTTTTACGGAGGACAGCTCTGTGTCCGTGTCCTCCGTCCCACCGCTTGTGTCCTCAGAGGACAGCGTGACTAATGCCTCACGTCCAGGTGCCGAGACGTCTGTCACTCGGGTTGGCGTGACGAGGGTGATCACAGAGTCGTCCACGGGATCCGTCGGCACCAGAGGTCGTGAGGAGCCCGAGTGGACTCAAACCCACCATGTGGATGACACCACTCTCCAGGGCTTGACCACTGCTCCGCCGACCCTCAGAGACGACGTCACGACGGGCGATTCCTCGTCCAGGTTCTTCTCCCTCACCCCCCGAACGGCCCAGCCGACAGTTCCCACAGAGGTTCTGTCCACGGCCGAAGATCGCGTAACGCGGCGACCTGTCCTCACGGAGCAGGACACTTACAGAGTCACCACTGCTGAAACGCCCACCAGCACGCCCACGACCACGCCCGCCCGTACCCGTGCCACGACCACCCCCCCTTCACCTTCTGCCACGACCCAGAAACCCCAGCCCAGCACCGTCGTTCAGCCCCACACCACCCCCGTTACCACGGAGACCGCTCAAACGACGCAGCAGTTTCCCACCTCCAGGACCAGAGGTCCCCAGACCGCCAGGACGTCCAAGACGGACGTGACCACTCTGCACCTGGAGACCAGCACCGCCACGCCGGGAAACACCACGGCCCAAACCGCTCACACCACAGCTCTGTACAGCAAGAGCACCAGTGCCAGCAGCAGCCGTCCTGCCGCCCTCACCCCGGGCACCCACAGAACAAAGGGCACCACGGAGATGGGGTCGACGCCCACCACTCAGACGCATGTAAAATCAACTCCCTCAGCAG ATCACGCGTGCGGAGCACACAGGTGTGCTAACGGCGGGACTTGCGCGGAGACTCCTGGAGCTGGGTACAGCTGTCGCTGTCTGCCTGCATGGGGGGGACCCAGCTGCACTGAGG ATGTTGATGAGTGCCAAAGCAGACCCTGTCCTCCAAactctgtttgtgtaaacacCCGTGGATCGTTCAGCTGTGAGTGCCCTCTGGGCTTTGACCTGGAGGATGGACGAACCTGCACACAAG TGAAGACCTTCCTGGGCACCTTCAGAGTGAACAGCACCGTGCACCTCATGAATGTGCATGAAATCCAGAGAGAGATCCTACAGCTG CTGAATTCATCCCTCTCCAGTTTACGTGGTTACAGACGTTCTACCCTCAAACAACA aGAGGGCAAAGATCTCCGTTTCTTGGCTGCGAACATGTTCTCCGTTTCCGCCGACGTGACCAGCCCTGACGTCTCCGGCAGTATCCAGGTGTCTCTGAGAAACTGCAGCAAGTCGTCCTCGCACTGCGGAGTCAAGCTTCATCACCAGCTCTCTTATCATG TGGAGAGCCTGTGTTTGGCCCAGAACACCTCTTGTGATCCACAGCATTCTCTGTGCACGGACACGAACGGGACGCCTTACTGCCAGTGTCTTCCCGGTTACTTCAAAAACAACCCAGAGGACATGACGTGCCGAG ACTGTGGGGATGGTTTCAAACTAGTAAACGGGACGTGTGTTGA GTGCATGTTTGGATTTGGAGGTTTCAACTGTAATAATT TTTACAAGCTGATTGCAGTGGTGGTGTCGCCTGCGGGTGGAGTTTTGCTGTTGATTGTCATCATCGCTTTGATAGTTACCTGCTGCAA GAAGGACAAAAACGACATCAACAAAATCATCTTCAAAAGTGGAGATTTGCAGATGTCCCCGTATTCGGATTTCCCTAAGAGTAACCGTGTCTCCATGGAGTGGGGCAGAGAGACCATTGAGATGCAGGAGAATGGCAGCACTAAGAATCTCCTACAGATGACTGACATCTACTACTCT